In Hyla sarda isolate aHylSar1 chromosome 12, aHylSar1.hap1, whole genome shotgun sequence, a genomic segment contains:
- the LOC130296517 gene encoding catenin alpha-1-like translates to MSAADIVLKWDPKSLEIRTLAVERLLEPLVTQVTTLVNSSNKGPSAKKKGRSKKAKVLAASVEQATQNFLESGEKIARESQYLREELAAAVEEVRGQGELMRSASGDFADDPCSSVKRGNVVRAARTLLSAVTRLLILADMADVYRLLVQLKVVEEGIVKLRGAGTEQDLGIHYKALKAEVDKLQVMTAKRQQELKDGGHRDQMAAARGILQKNVPILYSATQACLQHPDVAAYRANRDLVYKQLQQAVTGISNAAQATTADDAPALPGGELAVALNNFDKQIVMDPQGFSEERYRPSLEERLESIISGAALMADSACTRDDRRERIVAECNSVRQALQDLLTEYMGNAGRRERSDTLNMAIDRMTKKTRDLRRQLRKAVMDHVSDSFLETNVPLLVLIEAAKNGNEKEVKEYAQVFREHATKLIEVANLACSISNNEDGVKIVRMSANQLEALCPQVINAALALAAKPHSKVAMDNMDIFKEQWEKQVCILTDAVDDITSIDDFLAVSENHILEDVNKCVIALQERDVDGLDRTAGAIRGRAARVIHVVTAEMENYEAGIYSEKVLEATKLLSDVVMPRFAEQVEAAANALAGDSNQPVDENEFIDSSRLVYDGIRDIRKAVLMIRTPEELDDSDFETEDYDVRSRTSIQTEDDQLIAGQSARAIMAQLPKEQKAKIAEEVASFQEEKSKLDAEVSKWDDSGNDIIVLAKQMCMIMMEMTDFTRGKGPLKNASDVIGAAKKIAEAGSRMDKLGRTIADHCPDSACKQDLLAYLQRIALYCHQLNICSKVKAEVQNLGGELVVSGADSAMSLIQAAKNLMNAVVQTVKASYVASTKYQKSQGMASLNLPAVSWKMKAPEKKPLVKREKPNETQMIKRASQKKHVNPVQALSEFKAMESI, encoded by the coding sequence ATGAGCGCGGCCGACATTGTCCTGAAGTGGGACCCGAAGTCCCTGGAGATCCGCACGCTGGCCGTGGAGCGGCTGCTGGAACCGCTGGTCACCCAGGTCACCACCCTGGTGAACAGCAGCAACAAGGGCCCGTCCGCCAAGAAGAAGGGCCGCTCCAAGAAAGCCAAGGTCCTGGCCGCCTCCGTGGAGCAGGCGACACAGAACTTCCTGGAGAGCGGAGAGAAGATCGCCCGGGAGAGCCAGTACCTGCGGGAGGAGCTGGCGGCCGCAGTGGAGGAGGTACGCGGCCAGGGGGAGCTCATGAGGTCGGCCTCCGGGGACTTCGCTGACGACCCCTGCTCCTCGGTGAAGAGGGGGAACGTGGTCCGGGCGGCCCGCACCCTGCTGTCCGCCGTCACTCGGCTGCTCATCCTGGCAGACATGGCCGATGTGTACAGACTGTTGGTGCAGCTGAAGGTGGTGGAGGAGGGCATCGTAAAGCTGAGGGGTGCGGGCACCGAGCAGGACCTGGGCATCCACTACAAAGCCCTAAAGGCCGAGGTGGACAAACTGCAGGTGATGACCGCCAAACGCCAACAGGAGCTAAAGGACGGCGGGCACCGAGATCAGATGGCGGCGGCGAGGGGCATCCTGCAGAAGAACGTGCCCATCCTCTACAGCGCCACCCAAGCCTGCCTCCAGCACCCGGACGTGGCCGCCTACAGAGCCAACAGAGACCTGGTCTACAAACAGCTCCAGCAAGCGGTGACCGGCATCTCCAACGCCGCCCAGGCCACCACCGCCGACGATGCCCCCGCCCTGCCTGGCGGCGAGCTGGCCGTGGCCTTGAACAACTTCGACAAGCAGATCGTCATGGACCCCCAGGGTTTCAGCGAGGAGCGTTACAGGCCGTCTCTGGAGGAACGTCTGGAGAGCATCATCAGCGGTGCCGCCCTGATGGCCGATTCCGCCTGCACCCGTGACGACCGCCGCGAGCGGATCGTGGCCGAGTGTAACTCTGTGAGGCAAGCCCTGCAGGATCTGCTGACGGAGTACATGGGGAATGCCGGCCGCAGAGAAAGGAGCGACACCCTCAACATGGCCATAGACCGGATGACCAAAAAGACCAGAGATCTACGCAGGCAGCTACGCAAAGCGGTGATGGATCATGTGTCTGACTCGTTCCTGGAAACCAACGTGCCCCTCCTGGTGTTGATTGAGGCCGCCAAGAATGGCAACGAGAAGGAAGTAAAAGAGTACGCCCAGGTATTCCGCGAGCACGCCACCAAATTGATCGAAGTGGCCAACCTGGCGTGCTCTATATCCAACAACGAAGATGGGGTTAAAATTGTCCGCATGTCTGCCAACCAGCTCGAAGCTCTCTGCCCCCAGGTCATCAACGCAGCCTTGGCGTTGGCGGCCAAACCTCATAGTAAGGTAGCCATGGACAATATGGACATTTTCAAGGAACAGTGGGAGAAGCAAGTGTGTATCTTGACGGATGCCGTAGATGACATCACTTCCATCGATGACTTCTTGGCAGTGTCAGAGAACCACATATTGGAGGATGTCAACAAGTGCGTCATTGCCCTCCAGGAAAGAGATGTTGATGGACTTGATCGTACGGCTGGCGCAATCCGTGGCCGGGCAGCAAGAGTTATCCACGTTGTCACTGCTGAAATGGAGAACTATGAGGCTGGCATCTACTCCGAGAAGGTGCTAGAAGCCACCAAACTCCTGTCAGATGTTGTCATGCCACGCTTCGCTGAGCAAGTAGAAGCTGCCGCCAATGCACTTGCTGGAGACTCCAACCAACCAGTGGACGAGAACGAGTTCATTGACTCCTCCAGACTTGTGTACGATGGCATCCGGGACATCCGAAAAGCCGTCCTCATGATAAGAACCCCCGAAGAACTGGATGACTCCGACTTCGAGACTGAGGACTATGATGTGAGGAGCCGTACCAGCATCCAGACAGAAGATGATCAGCTCATCGCTGGGCAGAGTGCCCGTGCCATCATGGCTCAACTTCCAAAGGAGCAAAAGGCTAAAATTGCCGAAGAGGTGGCAAGCTTCCAGGAAGAGAAGAGCAAGTTGGATGCCGAGGTGTCCAAATGGGATGACAGCGGCAATGACATTATCGTCCTGGCCAAGCAGATGTGTATGATCATGATGGAGATGACCGACTTCACCAGGGGCAAAGGACCCCTCAAGAATGCTTCAGATGTCATCGGGGCAGCCAAGAAAATTGCGGAGGCTGGATCCCGAATGGATAAATTGGGCAGAACCATTGCCGACCACTGCCCTGACTCTGCCTGCAAACAGGACCTCCTAGCCTATCTCCAGCGCATTGCCTTATACTGCCACCAGTTAAACATTTGCAGCAAGGTAAAAGCCGAGGTCCAAAATCTTGGCGGCGAGCTGGTGGTCTCCGGAGCCGACAGTGCCATGTCCCTCATCCAAGCGGCCAAGAATCTCATGAATGCCGTGGTGCAAACCGTGAAGGCCTCCTACGTGGCCTCCACCAAGTATCAGAAATCCCAGGGCATGGCTTCTCTGAACCTTCCTGCCGTGTCTTGGAAAATGAAGGCTCCTGAGAAGAAGCCCCTCGTCAAGAGAGAGAAGCCCAACGAGACCCAAATGATCAAGCGGGCGTCTCAGAAGAAGCACGTCAACCCGGTGCAGGCCCTCAGTGAGTTCAAAGCCATGGAGAGCATCTGA